TCAcgatgttattaaaaaattgttaaaaagtgtggttaaaatttttttttcaagttcaaATTATGAATATCAACCTTTTATATCtgaatattttaaaggtttgaTGGATTTGcaattaacttataaatttgttatttttaacgagttttgtgttttaaaaaaattgttttattttaaaaatttactggtcatgtttatatttttaatggttGGTTAACTTGTTTTTGAAAAGTAAAGAAACAATGATATCATTTTGGCGAtgacaaaattaaatgaaaagtatttaaataaaaataaaaaattaataaaataaatttataatagaaatattgaaatttatatcaAAGCATAGCACAAATTGTAAGCTAACTAATAGacatgaaattttattaaaagtaataggtttaatcattctaaaTCTTTCTGATTTTGTTGGATATAGTAAATTgctctttatatttttttttctctattaagtttttatttttaaaaaagttgataTCAAGTTCTTGTCATTAGtttcatattaatataattaaaacgaCTGACATGTGtcaattcattattttctataaaatatttttataattatttttattttctatataacttttaaaaaatataaaatttgtcatATGACATTTTATCACATGACAGTGCTATATGTCACTGCATTagttttaatttggttcttttatttttaatttgtcttaatttaatcttaattttgttttaaaattaaacaattttgttcatcttcaaatttaaataatttaatttgaataaatgttatatagatattttaaaattgatatttttattacaattagAGAAAATTTCGTAGAGAAAATTTTCTAACCTTTTAGTTCTTTTAGTGAGGTTGAATACAGGCATGTAAAAAATTGGTTGATAAGATTTCCATaaaattattgagttttgtgattcatattaattgattattaataaaGTTGGATTACatctttataatattattttctaaaatatataatttttaaactcttttaatttttttaaaagataaaatatattgaatagtttaatattttaaaaatgaagttaattaaatatctttaataagattgagtttatttattattttttccacataatttagtctatttttttagaatacttaataaaaatatttaataaaaatattaattttaataaaaatatttgtgtaacatttatatgtaaattaaaatttgtttgaattcGAAACCAGACAAAAttgtttaagttaaaaaaaaataaattaagataaaataaaaatacaaagatcAAATTAAGACTAATCCAATAACATTTGACATAATAGTAACATGTTGAATTATCAGTGTTATGTCACATTATCTTTATCATATGACacaatatcaatttaatatgtgataatttttcttttaaaatgaaaaataaaaaatatttaaaaaaaaaaaaaactacgaACTGTaacactttttaattatattagtaCGAAATTAAcgataattatttgattttactaatttttcaaaaaaaagtactgctaaaatgattaaaccaaataatatattctattaGGTAAAATATAGTTTTGTTTGCTCGTTTAAGTGATAATTCATTCTTTGTAGAATTAAATATTTGCTATAATGTTGAGACCATTTCTTCTTCCAGTCCCACAATTTGAAATACAATTTTGTACACTCTAAATTGTATAttctgaaatataaaataaaatcgaattttaattatataatttaaaatataaatatagattataatttttgaatttttgattatgtatttcagaataaaaaattatattttataatttaaaataaaacatatattttaaaaatataaaatttactttcagtaaatttaaaatataaaaatttatcggatgaaaagaaaattcatggaggtgcaagaagaaactGCCATATATTAGAGTTTGAGAACTGAAACATTTTTTCACCTTTGTACATGGGCCTTTGTACATTACCTCTCAAAACACAAACCTGAGGATAAAAGTTTTCCCTGCACCTCCATAGGTTTCTTCCTTCACCTCCATGTAAAAGAATAATtctaaatgtataattaaaaagttttcaaattagtattttttaactTTCCAAATTACAaaagtcaaaaataaattttaatcttttttaatttaaaaaaatagaaaaatattgtataattcaaaagtctttcaaaaatattcttttgaattataattcaaaaagttgttttgaaattttgaattatataatttacaagaacttcaaagaaaaaaatggttttcaaattataaaaatcacaatttttatgatattagttattaaatttataaaagtagttattaaaatagtaaaattaaaaaaattgtgtattaCTAAAAATATGAATCCTTTTGTTAATAGTATAGATTCAAATCAAGCAGATGATACGTACTTAAAACTTGATCATTATTCTTCAAGTACaatacatgttttattattgattgaaggttaaatattttctcatctctaactaatttttaaaatttgttttatctctatatattttgtaaaaattatgaaaattattatttttatcaaatcgcatgtaaaatatttataatgtaatgAAGAAAGTTCTACGATAAACTATATTCTAACATTTTAATTacacataaatattatattgtaattcaGTGTGAAATTTCATTTATCATATGATAAAcactaaatatattattcattaaaaaaaatattttacataatctTTATAAAGTATAAGAATGaaataaatctatatttaaTATAGAGATGCaatgcaattttttaaaataatgtaggaacaaaatatatttaattgtctaaatttatgaaattgaaagtaaaaatttaataaataaaaaatgttataattttttcattaatatgaGTGAATAATAAAagtagtatttaaaaaaaaaaaggttaagaGAGTGTATTACTGTTACCAACATTTGAAAGCATGGTGAATTTTGGAagttgatgaagaaaaaaaagagagaaagaggacCTGGTAAAGGGACCTGGCAGAACCGAAGATGAAATCGACAGAACCTTGAATATAGCAGTTGTTGAAGAAATGAAGGCCTTTATGATCATAGAGAGTATCTTGAGCTCCACTGAAACTGCAATTGTAAAAAGCAGCTTTGGTTCCTGAGATCCTAAGCGCCACGCCTTGTTCTCCTCTCCTTCCAATCTCATGTGGAGCACTGTTCTGTTCTACCACACACTCATCATTCATTACCAACTCTATGTAACAGTTACAAACATTCTTATAATCACATTAACCAGTACGAGGTTATTGTTCAATAAAATGTTAAGTGTGTACCTCAAATTTGATGTTGATGGCCACAAAGTAGCTAGCATCCACAGCAACAGTTGCACTCTGGAAGGTTCCTAAGGGAGTGCCATTTCTTCCTGAGGCAGATGCTGTATCATTTCCAGTAATGGTTGGAGGATTCTCTGCGTTTCCTGAGAGTGTAACAAAAGCCATTGTTCTTGGGATCATCACCTTCTCCCTACACAAATCAACACAATTTCAATTCAACgtaaaataaacaacaaccaCTTTATATAGCTACATATGTATACCTATATACACCCGGAGAAATGGACACTGTAACTCTCCTAGTGTTACGTGGTGGAATGCTATTGAGAGCTTCTGATATGGTTTTGAAATCACCAGAACCGTCTTGTCTTACTGTTATGATAGCTTTGTTACTCTCAGCCACCTTCACTTTGGTTTTCAAAATGGTCTTTCTCTTCTCGTACTTTTTCACATTTCGAGATACCCACTTGTCGAAATTCCCTGCATCATGTGTGTATGAGCTGGAAGTAATGTTTAGCGATGAAAGAAGAAACAGGAACAGAATAATGAGTTGGGAGTGGGTTTTGGAAACCATGGCACGGCAAATGCTAACTAGTGTTACCGAAATTTCAAGACCAGGcagaatattatattttcttttcatcccTCTCAGAGGTGTATCTTCTGTTTAGTGGGCACTAAGCAGtatctagaaaaaaaattcagaaacttgGTGGGTATTGAGGAAGGAGTCTGGGGCCCCATTGCGCAAATTATCAGCACCACCATGCAAATTATCAGAAATTTGGTGGGTATTGGGAATGAATTATGgcggaggaagaagaaaattggcTGTACTCCATTTTCCAAAAGAATATGGTAGTGGTGGGATGGCCTGTTTCGTATATAGCCATAACCACAGGAGACACATTTCATGTATAGGCAACAATTAGTCGTGGAGTCGTGGGGTGGCACTTctagaaaacagaaaatataaatatttattgcatCAGGCTTATGAAGCATGTTCGTCACGCTATGAGAAATGATAGTAACAGACTCTTCTTGTTAAGGCATGCTCTACTATTCATTGTGCTCGATTTACGAAGCTATAAGCCTGGTGTAGCATGATCCAAGATCAATGGAATGTGATTAGGTTCAAGGGTCGCACGCTAATTGTCGTCAATCGGACAAACCTGATCATTTGTTGTTTGGATAAGGTATATATTTTAAGAGggtaattatattttcaaagaatttgaaatgctttcttataaaatgttatttgtgtaaagaatttggaaagaaaatgattttttacaattttattagaataattagATTGCCTaaaattctttgaaattttttataaattcatcaaacaaataagaatttgaaattttcacgGAAGACTTAGTTCAATCAAGAACTGAGCTGACTTGACTCAACATGAGGTAGGGAAGACTCGATTCAATTTGGAACGAGACATAAGTTTAACCTAGACTTAAGTTGATTGGGTTGATCTGAACTTAATTAGGCTAGGTCTTAACTTGATCTTGATTGAACTAAGACCTATTTGAGCCCAGTCCAACTCGGCAAAACTTGGGTCAGTTCCAACGCGGATGAAAGTTGATTTGCCTTAACTTATCTTCACCTAGGCTCTGATAGATTCAATTTGACGTGGTCCCAAGCCAACTCGGCTCGCTAGAGTCAACTCAACTTGATTGGTCTTGAATCGATTCAACTTAACCTAAGCTTAGGCTGACTTTGCTCGACCTAGGTCCAAACAAACTCGGTTTGACCCAACTTAAAATAGTCTTGATTAGACTAGATCTGACCTATTGAATAATCTAAGATTGATTTGAACCTAACCCAACTTGCCTAAACGTAGGTTGAATCCAATTTAGGTGAATATGAAAGTATTAGTTCACTTATATAGTTAGTCATCTACATTATCACAAGTATTAAACATCAAATACATCAAGGATTTGCTCAACGGTAGACCTATTTAgcataaaaattcaaaataaaagttactagaaaatcatcaaaatatatGGATTGTACTCTTTACTTAATGAATCTCTATCaagattttgtaatttttaaaccTTAATCTAAAAGGGAAATTATTAAGTGTGAAAAATACTACTACATATTTATAATCTCATACaagattttatttgattctaAACTATTTAAACAGAATAAAACTgttataaagaatatttttccatattgacaaaaaatataataaaagggAAGAAATTAACGGGTTAAATAGAAAAGGAATTCTTTATAGAATGTATAATATTGATAtgagaataatatataattgattatataaaaatataaaatggacGGGATAATTTATCATCTATTCATtaaaacttcaacttctttAATAATTGCAAGTATTATGTtgaatatgaaaacaaaaactgaaTTCTATCCCCATATATTATACCTAAAAGGTTCCAAGATCTTTTTCTACAAAGGAAAATACCAATTGTATAGTTTAAAAGTCTTCATTTTAACTAGATGAAAAGTAcgagttttaattctttttttcttgattcaaaatttgtatttgtaatgtgatatattatattaatttttaaagaaaactaaCATGTAAAACACCGTTATAAATAGACTGTCAAAAGAgtgtttcatcctgcacctccaaatatTTCATCATGCACCTCCAATTTCCGAAAATAcccttatttaattaatagtttaaaagtttaatattttgattagtgTGAATTTCTATGCCAGCATTGAGACCATCTCCATTTTGTTCCAATCAGTAAACATACATTTTGCTGACCTCTGCAACCCTTGACCCTGCACCCCTTGACTCTACACACCCTACATCACTCCTGCACTCTCTCATTTCCAGCATACCACTTCTGCACCCCACTCCTGCACTCTCTCATTTCCAGCATAGTGTTTCATCTTTATAAACAAACCCTACATCCCTCCATCTTTGAAATGCAACTCGCTTGAGGTTTTGTACTTTGTAAGTAATGAGTGttggttatatatatttcaGAAGGATTGTTGAGTGTAAGTTGAACTGTTTCATTTGTGGTGTAGTATCGGCTTCTTCCTATTAGCTCATTTTGTGCGTTAGAggttagtatttatttataaatttgtttgcaTCTTCCTGCTTCGATTGATATAGCTAATGGAtggttaacattttttttaaatttgtttgcatGTTCTTGTTCTTCGTTGTATTGATATTAAGAGAGGAGaggtatttaattttagttagaaTGTTTGCATAAAACGAAAACATGTGTAAATCGGATATGGATATCCGATTAACATATCATCGGATTTGGATATCCGATGCATAAAAACTCAGATGTGGATTTTCGATGCACTAATTCTCAGATCTGGATAT
This genomic interval from Vigna radiata var. radiata cultivar VC1973A chromosome 8, Vradiata_ver6, whole genome shotgun sequence contains the following:
- the LOC106771354 gene encoding probable pectinesterase 53; the encoded protein is MKRKYNILPGLEISVTLVSICRAMVSKTHSQLIILFLFLLSSLNITSSSYTHDAGNFDKWVSRNVKKYEKRKTILKTKVKVAESNKAIITVRQDGSGDFKTISEALNSIPPRNTRRVTVSISPGVYREKVMIPRTMAFVTLSGNAENPPTITGNDTASASGRNGTPLGTFQSATVAVDASYFVAINIKFENSAPHEIGRRGEQGVALRISGTKAAFYNCSFSGAQDTLYDHKGLHFFNNCYIQGSVDFIFGSARSLYQNCYLNSTSTKVASITAQKRTNSSLESGFSFKNCTVTGSGHVYLGRAWGDYSRVVFSYTYMDNLVLPKGWSDWGDQNRDSRVYYGEYMCSGPGANLAGRVPWARVLTDEEAKPFIGTQFIEGDTWLINTS